From a single Pelmatolapia mariae isolate MD_Pm_ZW linkage group LG20, Pm_UMD_F_2, whole genome shotgun sequence genomic region:
- the nfyal gene encoding nuclear transcription factor Y, alpha, like isoform X10: MEQYTTATTTTGEQIVVQTANGQIQQQVQGQPLMVQVSGGQLITSSGQPIMVQAMSGSQGQTIMQVPVSGAQGLQQIQLVQPGQIQLQGGQTLQLQGQQGQPQQIIIQQPQTGMTAGQNQGQQISVQGQQVAQTADGQTIVYQPVNADGTVLQQGMITIPAASLAGAQIVQAGSANTNTTNSGQGTVTVTLPVSGNMVNAGGMVMVRPCAEMVPGGGGVPTMQRIPLPGAEMLEEEPLYVNAKQYHRILKRRQARAKLEAEGKIPKERRKYLHESRHRHAMQRKRGDGGRFFSPKDKEMGLGLSQQDVAQAAADETVAQMIRVA; this comes from the exons ATGGAGCAGTACACCACTGCCACCACTACTACTGGAGAGCAGATTGTTGTTCAGACAGCTAATGGACAGATCCAGCAGCAG GTCCAGGGACAGCCTCTGATGGTTCAGGTGAGCGGTGGACAGCTCATCACATCGTCAGGGCAACCCATTATGGTGCAGGCCATGTCAGGGAGTCAGGGTCAAACCATAATGCAGGTCCCTGTATCTGGTGCTCAGGGACTACAGCAG ATCCAGCTGGTGCAGCCAGGTCAAATCCAGTTGCAAGGTGGTCAGACTCTGCAGCTGCAGGGCCAGCAGGGTCAGCCTCAGCAGATCATCATCCAGCAGCCCCAGACCGGCATGACAGCTGGACAGAACCAA GGACAGCAGATCAGCGTGCAGGGCCAACAGGTGGCACAGACGGCTGATGGACAGACCATCGTCTACCAGCCTGTCAATGCAGATGGTACTGTCTTGCAGCAGG GAATGATcacaattccagctgccagctTGGCAGGTGCCCAGATTGTACAAGCAGGGAGTGCCAACACCAACACCACCAACAGCGGCCAAGGCACTGTGACCGTCACCCTGCCCGTCTCTGGCAACATGGTCAATGCAGGTGGAATGGTCATGGTAAGGCCCTGTGCAGAG ATGGTACCTGGAGGTGGCGGCGTTCCCACAATGCAGCGAATCCCATTGCCAGGGGCTGAAATGCTTGAAGAGGAGCCACTGTATGTCAATGCCAAACAGTACCATCGCATCCTAAAGAGAAGACAGGCTCGGGCTAAGCTGGAAGCAGAGGGCAAGATTCCCAAGGAAAGGAGG AAATATCTACATGAGTCTCGCCATCGTCATGCAATGCAGCGTAAGCGTGGAGATGGCGGtcgttttttttcccctaaggACAAGGAAATGGGTCTGGGATTATCACAG CAGGATGTCGCCCAGGCAGCAGCAGATGAGACAGTGGCTCAGATGATCCGAGTTGCATAG
- the nfyal gene encoding nuclear transcription factor Y, alpha, like isoform X12 gives MEQYTTATTTTGEQIVVQTANGQIQQQVQGQPLMVQVSGGQLITSSGQPIMVQAMSGSQGQTIMQVPVSGAQGLQQIQLVQPGQIQLQGGQTLQLQGQQGQPQQIIIQQPQTGMTAGQNQGQQISVQGQQVAQTADGQTIVYQPVNADGTVLQQGMITIPAASLAGAQIVQAGSANTNTTNSGQGTVTVTLPVSGNMVNAGGMVMMVPGGGGVPTMQRIPLPGAEMLEEEPLYVNAKQYHRILKRRQARAKLEAEGKIPKERRKYLHESRHRHAMQRKRGDGGRFFSPKDKEMGLGLSQQDVAQAAADETVAQMIRVA, from the exons ATGGAGCAGTACACCACTGCCACCACTACTACTGGAGAGCAGATTGTTGTTCAGACAGCTAATGGACAGATCCAGCAGCAG GTCCAGGGACAGCCTCTGATGGTTCAGGTGAGCGGTGGACAGCTCATCACATCGTCAGGGCAACCCATTATGGTGCAGGCCATGTCAGGGAGTCAGGGTCAAACCATAATGCAGGTCCCTGTATCTGGTGCTCAGGGACTACAGCAG ATCCAGCTGGTGCAGCCAGGTCAAATCCAGTTGCAAGGTGGTCAGACTCTGCAGCTGCAGGGCCAGCAGGGTCAGCCTCAGCAGATCATCATCCAGCAGCCCCAGACCGGCATGACAGCTGGACAGAACCAA GGACAGCAGATCAGCGTGCAGGGCCAACAGGTGGCACAGACGGCTGATGGACAGACCATCGTCTACCAGCCTGTCAATGCAGATGGTACTGTCTTGCAGCAGG GAATGATcacaattccagctgccagctTGGCAGGTGCCCAGATTGTACAAGCAGGGAGTGCCAACACCAACACCACCAACAGCGGCCAAGGCACTGTGACCGTCACCCTGCCCGTCTCTGGCAACATGGTCAATGCAGGTGGAATGGTCATG ATGGTACCTGGAGGTGGCGGCGTTCCCACAATGCAGCGAATCCCATTGCCAGGGGCTGAAATGCTTGAAGAGGAGCCACTGTATGTCAATGCCAAACAGTACCATCGCATCCTAAAGAGAAGACAGGCTCGGGCTAAGCTGGAAGCAGAGGGCAAGATTCCCAAGGAAAGGAGG AAATATCTACATGAGTCTCGCCATCGTCATGCAATGCAGCGTAAGCGTGGAGATGGCGGtcgttttttttcccctaaggACAAGGAAATGGGTCTGGGATTATCACAG CAGGATGTCGCCCAGGCAGCAGCAGATGAGACAGTGGCTCAGATGATCCGAGTTGCATAG
- the nfyal gene encoding nuclear transcription factor Y, alpha, like isoform X9: MEQYTTATTTTGEQIVVQTANGQIQQQVQGQPLMVQVSGGQLITSSGQPIMVQAMSGSQGQTIMQVPVSGAQGLQQIQLVQPGQIQLQGGQTLQLQGQQGQPQQIIIQQPQTGMTAGQNQGQQISVQGQQVAQTADGQTIVYQPVNADGTVLQQGMITIPAASLAGAQIVQAGSANTNTTNSGQGTVTVTLPVSGNMVNAGGMVMVRPCAEMVPGGGGVPTMQRIPLPGAEMLEEEPLYVNAKQYHRILKRRQARAKLEAEGKIPKERRQKYLHESRHRHAMQRKRGDGGRFFSPKDKEMGLGLSQQDVAQAAADETVAQMIRVA; encoded by the exons ATGGAGCAGTACACCACTGCCACCACTACTACTGGAGAGCAGATTGTTGTTCAGACAGCTAATGGACAGATCCAGCAGCAG GTCCAGGGACAGCCTCTGATGGTTCAGGTGAGCGGTGGACAGCTCATCACATCGTCAGGGCAACCCATTATGGTGCAGGCCATGTCAGGGAGTCAGGGTCAAACCATAATGCAGGTCCCTGTATCTGGTGCTCAGGGACTACAGCAG ATCCAGCTGGTGCAGCCAGGTCAAATCCAGTTGCAAGGTGGTCAGACTCTGCAGCTGCAGGGCCAGCAGGGTCAGCCTCAGCAGATCATCATCCAGCAGCCCCAGACCGGCATGACAGCTGGACAGAACCAA GGACAGCAGATCAGCGTGCAGGGCCAACAGGTGGCACAGACGGCTGATGGACAGACCATCGTCTACCAGCCTGTCAATGCAGATGGTACTGTCTTGCAGCAGG GAATGATcacaattccagctgccagctTGGCAGGTGCCCAGATTGTACAAGCAGGGAGTGCCAACACCAACACCACCAACAGCGGCCAAGGCACTGTGACCGTCACCCTGCCCGTCTCTGGCAACATGGTCAATGCAGGTGGAATGGTCATGGTAAGGCCCTGTGCAGAG ATGGTACCTGGAGGTGGCGGCGTTCCCACAATGCAGCGAATCCCATTGCCAGGGGCTGAAATGCTTGAAGAGGAGCCACTGTATGTCAATGCCAAACAGTACCATCGCATCCTAAAGAGAAGACAGGCTCGGGCTAAGCTGGAAGCAGAGGGCAAGATTCCCAAGGAAAGGAGG CAGAAATATCTACATGAGTCTCGCCATCGTCATGCAATGCAGCGTAAGCGTGGAGATGGCGGtcgttttttttcccctaaggACAAGGAAATGGGTCTGGGATTATCACAG CAGGATGTCGCCCAGGCAGCAGCAGATGAGACAGTGGCTCAGATGATCCGAGTTGCATAG
- the nfyal gene encoding nuclear transcription factor Y, alpha, like isoform X2 — protein MEQYTTATTTTGEQIVVQTANGQIQQQTQGTVTAVQLQTEAPVVTASGQQVQTLQVVQGQPLMVQVSGGQLITSSGQPIMVQAMSGSQGQTIMQVPVSGAQGLQQIQLVQPGQIQLQGGQTLQLQGQQGQPQQIIIQQPQTGMTAGQNQGQQISVQGQQVAQTADGQTIVYQPVNADGTVLQQGMITIPAASLAGAQIVQAGSANTNTTNSGQGTVTVTLPVSGNMVNAGGMVMVRPCAEMVPGGGGVPTMQRIPLPGAEMLEEEPLYVNAKQYHRILKRRQARAKLEAEGKIPKERRKYLHESRHRHAMQRKRGDGGRFFSPKDKEMGLGLSQQDVAQAAADETVAQMIRVA, from the exons ATGGAGCAGTACACCACTGCCACCACTACTACTGGAGAGCAGATTGTTGTTCAGACAGCTAATGGACAGATCCAGCAGCAG ACACAGGGCACAGTGACGGCTGTGCAGCTGCAAACAGAGGCGCCAGTGGTGACGGCCTCAGGCCAGCAGGTGCAGACACTCCAGGTA GTCCAGGGACAGCCTCTGATGGTTCAGGTGAGCGGTGGACAGCTCATCACATCGTCAGGGCAACCCATTATGGTGCAGGCCATGTCAGGGAGTCAGGGTCAAACCATAATGCAGGTCCCTGTATCTGGTGCTCAGGGACTACAGCAG ATCCAGCTGGTGCAGCCAGGTCAAATCCAGTTGCAAGGTGGTCAGACTCTGCAGCTGCAGGGCCAGCAGGGTCAGCCTCAGCAGATCATCATCCAGCAGCCCCAGACCGGCATGACAGCTGGACAGAACCAA GGACAGCAGATCAGCGTGCAGGGCCAACAGGTGGCACAGACGGCTGATGGACAGACCATCGTCTACCAGCCTGTCAATGCAGATGGTACTGTCTTGCAGCAGG GAATGATcacaattccagctgccagctTGGCAGGTGCCCAGATTGTACAAGCAGGGAGTGCCAACACCAACACCACCAACAGCGGCCAAGGCACTGTGACCGTCACCCTGCCCGTCTCTGGCAACATGGTCAATGCAGGTGGAATGGTCATGGTAAGGCCCTGTGCAGAG ATGGTACCTGGAGGTGGCGGCGTTCCCACAATGCAGCGAATCCCATTGCCAGGGGCTGAAATGCTTGAAGAGGAGCCACTGTATGTCAATGCCAAACAGTACCATCGCATCCTAAAGAGAAGACAGGCTCGGGCTAAGCTGGAAGCAGAGGGCAAGATTCCCAAGGAAAGGAGG AAATATCTACATGAGTCTCGCCATCGTCATGCAATGCAGCGTAAGCGTGGAGATGGCGGtcgttttttttcccctaaggACAAGGAAATGGGTCTGGGATTATCACAG CAGGATGTCGCCCAGGCAGCAGCAGATGAGACAGTGGCTCAGATGATCCGAGTTGCATAG
- the nfyal gene encoding nuclear transcription factor Y, alpha, like isoform X11 — translation MEQYTTATTTTGEQIVVQTANGQIQQQVQGQPLMVQVSGGQLITSSGQPIMVQAMSGSQGQTIMQVPVSGAQGLQQIQLVQPGQIQLQGGQTLQLQGQQGQPQQIIIQQPQTGMTAGQNQGQQISVQGQQVAQTADGQTIVYQPVNADGTVLQQGMITIPAASLAGAQIVQAGSANTNTTNSGQGTVTVTLPVSGNMVNAGGMVMMVPGGGGVPTMQRIPLPGAEMLEEEPLYVNAKQYHRILKRRQARAKLEAEGKIPKERRQKYLHESRHRHAMQRKRGDGGRFFSPKDKEMGLGLSQQDVAQAAADETVAQMIRVA, via the exons ATGGAGCAGTACACCACTGCCACCACTACTACTGGAGAGCAGATTGTTGTTCAGACAGCTAATGGACAGATCCAGCAGCAG GTCCAGGGACAGCCTCTGATGGTTCAGGTGAGCGGTGGACAGCTCATCACATCGTCAGGGCAACCCATTATGGTGCAGGCCATGTCAGGGAGTCAGGGTCAAACCATAATGCAGGTCCCTGTATCTGGTGCTCAGGGACTACAGCAG ATCCAGCTGGTGCAGCCAGGTCAAATCCAGTTGCAAGGTGGTCAGACTCTGCAGCTGCAGGGCCAGCAGGGTCAGCCTCAGCAGATCATCATCCAGCAGCCCCAGACCGGCATGACAGCTGGACAGAACCAA GGACAGCAGATCAGCGTGCAGGGCCAACAGGTGGCACAGACGGCTGATGGACAGACCATCGTCTACCAGCCTGTCAATGCAGATGGTACTGTCTTGCAGCAGG GAATGATcacaattccagctgccagctTGGCAGGTGCCCAGATTGTACAAGCAGGGAGTGCCAACACCAACACCACCAACAGCGGCCAAGGCACTGTGACCGTCACCCTGCCCGTCTCTGGCAACATGGTCAATGCAGGTGGAATGGTCATG ATGGTACCTGGAGGTGGCGGCGTTCCCACAATGCAGCGAATCCCATTGCCAGGGGCTGAAATGCTTGAAGAGGAGCCACTGTATGTCAATGCCAAACAGTACCATCGCATCCTAAAGAGAAGACAGGCTCGGGCTAAGCTGGAAGCAGAGGGCAAGATTCCCAAGGAAAGGAGG CAGAAATATCTACATGAGTCTCGCCATCGTCATGCAATGCAGCGTAAGCGTGGAGATGGCGGtcgttttttttcccctaaggACAAGGAAATGGGTCTGGGATTATCACAG CAGGATGTCGCCCAGGCAGCAGCAGATGAGACAGTGGCTCAGATGATCCGAGTTGCATAG
- the nfyal gene encoding nuclear transcription factor Y, alpha, like isoform X6, with product MEQYTTATTTTGEQIVVQTANGQIQQQTQGTVTAVQLQTEAPVVTASGQQVQTLQVVQGQPLMVQVSGGQLITSSGQPIMVQAMSGSQGQTIMQVPVSGAQGLQQIQLVQPGQIQLQGGQTLQLQGQQGQPQQIIIQQPQTGMTAGQNQGQQISVQGQQVAQTADGQTIVYQPVNADGMITIPAASLAGAQIVQAGSANTNTTNSGQGTVTVTLPVSGNMVNAGGMVMVRPCAEMVPGGGGVPTMQRIPLPGAEMLEEEPLYVNAKQYHRILKRRQARAKLEAEGKIPKERRQKYLHESRHRHAMQRKRGDGGRFFSPKDKEMGLGLSQQDVAQAAADETVAQMIRVA from the exons ATGGAGCAGTACACCACTGCCACCACTACTACTGGAGAGCAGATTGTTGTTCAGACAGCTAATGGACAGATCCAGCAGCAG ACACAGGGCACAGTGACGGCTGTGCAGCTGCAAACAGAGGCGCCAGTGGTGACGGCCTCAGGCCAGCAGGTGCAGACACTCCAGGTA GTCCAGGGACAGCCTCTGATGGTTCAGGTGAGCGGTGGACAGCTCATCACATCGTCAGGGCAACCCATTATGGTGCAGGCCATGTCAGGGAGTCAGGGTCAAACCATAATGCAGGTCCCTGTATCTGGTGCTCAGGGACTACAGCAG ATCCAGCTGGTGCAGCCAGGTCAAATCCAGTTGCAAGGTGGTCAGACTCTGCAGCTGCAGGGCCAGCAGGGTCAGCCTCAGCAGATCATCATCCAGCAGCCCCAGACCGGCATGACAGCTGGACAGAACCAA GGACAGCAGATCAGCGTGCAGGGCCAACAGGTGGCACAGACGGCTGATGGACAGACCATCGTCTACCAGCCTGTCAATGCAGATG GAATGATcacaattccagctgccagctTGGCAGGTGCCCAGATTGTACAAGCAGGGAGTGCCAACACCAACACCACCAACAGCGGCCAAGGCACTGTGACCGTCACCCTGCCCGTCTCTGGCAACATGGTCAATGCAGGTGGAATGGTCATGGTAAGGCCCTGTGCAGAG ATGGTACCTGGAGGTGGCGGCGTTCCCACAATGCAGCGAATCCCATTGCCAGGGGCTGAAATGCTTGAAGAGGAGCCACTGTATGTCAATGCCAAACAGTACCATCGCATCCTAAAGAGAAGACAGGCTCGGGCTAAGCTGGAAGCAGAGGGCAAGATTCCCAAGGAAAGGAGG CAGAAATATCTACATGAGTCTCGCCATCGTCATGCAATGCAGCGTAAGCGTGGAGATGGCGGtcgttttttttcccctaaggACAAGGAAATGGGTCTGGGATTATCACAG CAGGATGTCGCCCAGGCAGCAGCAGATGAGACAGTGGCTCAGATGATCCGAGTTGCATAG
- the nfyal gene encoding nuclear transcription factor Y, alpha, like isoform X4 — translation MEQYTTATTTTGEQIVVQTANGQIQQQTQGTVTAVQLQTEAPVVTASGQQVQTLQVVQGQPLMVQVSGGQLITSSGQPIMVQAMSGSQGQTIMQVPVSGAQGLQQIQLVQPGQIQLQGGQTLQLQGQQGQPQQIIIQQPQTGMTAGQNQGQQISVQGQQVAQTADGQTIVYQPVNADGTVLQQGMITIPAASLAGAQIVQAGSANTNTTNSGQGTVTVTLPVSGNMVNAGGMVMVRPCAEMVPGGGGVPTMQRIPLPGAEMLEEEPLYVNAKQYHRILKRRQARAKLEAEGKIPKERRQKYLHESRHRHAMQRKRGDGGRFFSPKDKEMGLGLSQDVAQAAADETVAQMIRVA, via the exons ATGGAGCAGTACACCACTGCCACCACTACTACTGGAGAGCAGATTGTTGTTCAGACAGCTAATGGACAGATCCAGCAGCAG ACACAGGGCACAGTGACGGCTGTGCAGCTGCAAACAGAGGCGCCAGTGGTGACGGCCTCAGGCCAGCAGGTGCAGACACTCCAGGTA GTCCAGGGACAGCCTCTGATGGTTCAGGTGAGCGGTGGACAGCTCATCACATCGTCAGGGCAACCCATTATGGTGCAGGCCATGTCAGGGAGTCAGGGTCAAACCATAATGCAGGTCCCTGTATCTGGTGCTCAGGGACTACAGCAG ATCCAGCTGGTGCAGCCAGGTCAAATCCAGTTGCAAGGTGGTCAGACTCTGCAGCTGCAGGGCCAGCAGGGTCAGCCTCAGCAGATCATCATCCAGCAGCCCCAGACCGGCATGACAGCTGGACAGAACCAA GGACAGCAGATCAGCGTGCAGGGCCAACAGGTGGCACAGACGGCTGATGGACAGACCATCGTCTACCAGCCTGTCAATGCAGATGGTACTGTCTTGCAGCAGG GAATGATcacaattccagctgccagctTGGCAGGTGCCCAGATTGTACAAGCAGGGAGTGCCAACACCAACACCACCAACAGCGGCCAAGGCACTGTGACCGTCACCCTGCCCGTCTCTGGCAACATGGTCAATGCAGGTGGAATGGTCATGGTAAGGCCCTGTGCAGAG ATGGTACCTGGAGGTGGCGGCGTTCCCACAATGCAGCGAATCCCATTGCCAGGGGCTGAAATGCTTGAAGAGGAGCCACTGTATGTCAATGCCAAACAGTACCATCGCATCCTAAAGAGAAGACAGGCTCGGGCTAAGCTGGAAGCAGAGGGCAAGATTCCCAAGGAAAGGAGG CAGAAATATCTACATGAGTCTCGCCATCGTCATGCAATGCAGCGTAAGCGTGGAGATGGCGGtcgttttttttcccctaaggACAAGGAAATGGGTCTGGGATTATCACAG GATGTCGCCCAGGCAGCAGCAGATGAGACAGTGGCTCAGATGATCCGAGTTGCATAG
- the nfyal gene encoding nuclear transcription factor Y, alpha, like isoform X3 has protein sequence MEQYTTATTTTGEQIVVQTANGQIQQQTQGTVTAVQLQTEAPVVTASGQQVQTLQVQGQPLMVQVSGGQLITSSGQPIMVQAMSGSQGQTIMQVPVSGAQGLQQIQLVQPGQIQLQGGQTLQLQGQQGQPQQIIIQQPQTGMTAGQNQGQQISVQGQQVAQTADGQTIVYQPVNADGTVLQQGMITIPAASLAGAQIVQAGSANTNTTNSGQGTVTVTLPVSGNMVNAGGMVMVRPCAEMVPGGGGVPTMQRIPLPGAEMLEEEPLYVNAKQYHRILKRRQARAKLEAEGKIPKERRQKYLHESRHRHAMQRKRGDGGRFFSPKDKEMGLGLSQQDVAQAAADETVAQMIRVA, from the exons ATGGAGCAGTACACCACTGCCACCACTACTACTGGAGAGCAGATTGTTGTTCAGACAGCTAATGGACAGATCCAGCAGCAG ACACAGGGCACAGTGACGGCTGTGCAGCTGCAAACAGAGGCGCCAGTGGTGACGGCCTCAGGCCAGCAGGTGCAGACACTCCAG GTCCAGGGACAGCCTCTGATGGTTCAGGTGAGCGGTGGACAGCTCATCACATCGTCAGGGCAACCCATTATGGTGCAGGCCATGTCAGGGAGTCAGGGTCAAACCATAATGCAGGTCCCTGTATCTGGTGCTCAGGGACTACAGCAG ATCCAGCTGGTGCAGCCAGGTCAAATCCAGTTGCAAGGTGGTCAGACTCTGCAGCTGCAGGGCCAGCAGGGTCAGCCTCAGCAGATCATCATCCAGCAGCCCCAGACCGGCATGACAGCTGGACAGAACCAA GGACAGCAGATCAGCGTGCAGGGCCAACAGGTGGCACAGACGGCTGATGGACAGACCATCGTCTACCAGCCTGTCAATGCAGATGGTACTGTCTTGCAGCAGG GAATGATcacaattccagctgccagctTGGCAGGTGCCCAGATTGTACAAGCAGGGAGTGCCAACACCAACACCACCAACAGCGGCCAAGGCACTGTGACCGTCACCCTGCCCGTCTCTGGCAACATGGTCAATGCAGGTGGAATGGTCATGGTAAGGCCCTGTGCAGAG ATGGTACCTGGAGGTGGCGGCGTTCCCACAATGCAGCGAATCCCATTGCCAGGGGCTGAAATGCTTGAAGAGGAGCCACTGTATGTCAATGCCAAACAGTACCATCGCATCCTAAAGAGAAGACAGGCTCGGGCTAAGCTGGAAGCAGAGGGCAAGATTCCCAAGGAAAGGAGG CAGAAATATCTACATGAGTCTCGCCATCGTCATGCAATGCAGCGTAAGCGTGGAGATGGCGGtcgttttttttcccctaaggACAAGGAAATGGGTCTGGGATTATCACAG CAGGATGTCGCCCAGGCAGCAGCAGATGAGACAGTGGCTCAGATGATCCGAGTTGCATAG
- the nfyal gene encoding nuclear transcription factor Y, alpha, like isoform X1, with protein sequence MEQYTTATTTTGEQIVVQTANGQIQQQTQGTVTAVQLQTEAPVVTASGQQVQTLQVVQGQPLMVQVSGGQLITSSGQPIMVQAMSGSQGQTIMQVPVSGAQGLQQIQLVQPGQIQLQGGQTLQLQGQQGQPQQIIIQQPQTGMTAGQNQGQQISVQGQQVAQTADGQTIVYQPVNADGTVLQQGMITIPAASLAGAQIVQAGSANTNTTNSGQGTVTVTLPVSGNMVNAGGMVMVRPCAEMVPGGGGVPTMQRIPLPGAEMLEEEPLYVNAKQYHRILKRRQARAKLEAEGKIPKERRQKYLHESRHRHAMQRKRGDGGRFFSPKDKEMGLGLSQQDVAQAAADETVAQMIRVA encoded by the exons ATGGAGCAGTACACCACTGCCACCACTACTACTGGAGAGCAGATTGTTGTTCAGACAGCTAATGGACAGATCCAGCAGCAG ACACAGGGCACAGTGACGGCTGTGCAGCTGCAAACAGAGGCGCCAGTGGTGACGGCCTCAGGCCAGCAGGTGCAGACACTCCAGGTA GTCCAGGGACAGCCTCTGATGGTTCAGGTGAGCGGTGGACAGCTCATCACATCGTCAGGGCAACCCATTATGGTGCAGGCCATGTCAGGGAGTCAGGGTCAAACCATAATGCAGGTCCCTGTATCTGGTGCTCAGGGACTACAGCAG ATCCAGCTGGTGCAGCCAGGTCAAATCCAGTTGCAAGGTGGTCAGACTCTGCAGCTGCAGGGCCAGCAGGGTCAGCCTCAGCAGATCATCATCCAGCAGCCCCAGACCGGCATGACAGCTGGACAGAACCAA GGACAGCAGATCAGCGTGCAGGGCCAACAGGTGGCACAGACGGCTGATGGACAGACCATCGTCTACCAGCCTGTCAATGCAGATGGTACTGTCTTGCAGCAGG GAATGATcacaattccagctgccagctTGGCAGGTGCCCAGATTGTACAAGCAGGGAGTGCCAACACCAACACCACCAACAGCGGCCAAGGCACTGTGACCGTCACCCTGCCCGTCTCTGGCAACATGGTCAATGCAGGTGGAATGGTCATGGTAAGGCCCTGTGCAGAG ATGGTACCTGGAGGTGGCGGCGTTCCCACAATGCAGCGAATCCCATTGCCAGGGGCTGAAATGCTTGAAGAGGAGCCACTGTATGTCAATGCCAAACAGTACCATCGCATCCTAAAGAGAAGACAGGCTCGGGCTAAGCTGGAAGCAGAGGGCAAGATTCCCAAGGAAAGGAGG CAGAAATATCTACATGAGTCTCGCCATCGTCATGCAATGCAGCGTAAGCGTGGAGATGGCGGtcgttttttttcccctaaggACAAGGAAATGGGTCTGGGATTATCACAG CAGGATGTCGCCCAGGCAGCAGCAGATGAGACAGTGGCTCAGATGATCCGAGTTGCATAG
- the nfyal gene encoding nuclear transcription factor Y, alpha, like isoform X5: protein MEQYTTATTTTGEQIVVQTANGQIQQQTQGTVTAVQLQTEAPVVTASGQQVQTLQVVQGQPLMVQVSGGQLITSSGQPIMVQAMSGSQGQTIMQVPVSGAQGLQQIQLVQPGQIQLQGGQTLQLQGQQGQPQQIIIQQPQTGMTAGQNQGQQISVQGQQVAQTADGQTIVYQPVNADGTVLQQGMITIPAASLAGAQIVQAGSANTNTTNSGQGTVTVTLPVSGNMVNAGGMVMMVPGGGGVPTMQRIPLPGAEMLEEEPLYVNAKQYHRILKRRQARAKLEAEGKIPKERRQKYLHESRHRHAMQRKRGDGGRFFSPKDKEMGLGLSQQDVAQAAADETVAQMIRVA from the exons ATGGAGCAGTACACCACTGCCACCACTACTACTGGAGAGCAGATTGTTGTTCAGACAGCTAATGGACAGATCCAGCAGCAG ACACAGGGCACAGTGACGGCTGTGCAGCTGCAAACAGAGGCGCCAGTGGTGACGGCCTCAGGCCAGCAGGTGCAGACACTCCAGGTA GTCCAGGGACAGCCTCTGATGGTTCAGGTGAGCGGTGGACAGCTCATCACATCGTCAGGGCAACCCATTATGGTGCAGGCCATGTCAGGGAGTCAGGGTCAAACCATAATGCAGGTCCCTGTATCTGGTGCTCAGGGACTACAGCAG ATCCAGCTGGTGCAGCCAGGTCAAATCCAGTTGCAAGGTGGTCAGACTCTGCAGCTGCAGGGCCAGCAGGGTCAGCCTCAGCAGATCATCATCCAGCAGCCCCAGACCGGCATGACAGCTGGACAGAACCAA GGACAGCAGATCAGCGTGCAGGGCCAACAGGTGGCACAGACGGCTGATGGACAGACCATCGTCTACCAGCCTGTCAATGCAGATGGTACTGTCTTGCAGCAGG GAATGATcacaattccagctgccagctTGGCAGGTGCCCAGATTGTACAAGCAGGGAGTGCCAACACCAACACCACCAACAGCGGCCAAGGCACTGTGACCGTCACCCTGCCCGTCTCTGGCAACATGGTCAATGCAGGTGGAATGGTCATG ATGGTACCTGGAGGTGGCGGCGTTCCCACAATGCAGCGAATCCCATTGCCAGGGGCTGAAATGCTTGAAGAGGAGCCACTGTATGTCAATGCCAAACAGTACCATCGCATCCTAAAGAGAAGACAGGCTCGGGCTAAGCTGGAAGCAGAGGGCAAGATTCCCAAGGAAAGGAGG CAGAAATATCTACATGAGTCTCGCCATCGTCATGCAATGCAGCGTAAGCGTGGAGATGGCGGtcgttttttttcccctaaggACAAGGAAATGGGTCTGGGATTATCACAG CAGGATGTCGCCCAGGCAGCAGCAGATGAGACAGTGGCTCAGATGATCCGAGTTGCATAG